In Sinorhizobium mexicanum, the DNA window CTTCTTGTCCTCGGAGACGCCCCACTTCCCCACCATTTGCGGTTGCGGAATCCCTTTGGAATCGCTTTCGAAAAGCGTGTCGTAAATCGCTAAAGCATGGTTCTGTGCGAGAGTTAATGAGACGATCGGATCGAATACTACGAGTTCCCCGTCCGTCACCCAGCGAACTGTCCGAGCGTCATCTGGTGATGTTTGCGCCCGAAGGATTGTCGGCATTGATAATGCCGTCCCGGCGGCCAACCCTGTCTTGATAATTTCGCGTCTAGTGATTGTCATATTCCGTTCCTCCTCTTTTTTTGATTTCTGTTGCTCATTCCAAGCGCTTGCTACATTCTTCTGGAAGTGCCTGCAGGATGCTGACGGGCAGTGATTTCGGGACTAGAGATATCGTGTTCGGGCCAGAAGTGCGCTTTCCGGAACTCGAATTTATGTTTTCTATAGTAGCCAACGCCAGGCGTATTCACGAGCACTGGTGTAGCTAGACCAGCAAAGTTCAAAACAAAGTGGAAACCTGATTTAACTACTACGAAATCGAGGTTTCCGATAACCACGTTCTGGCTTGTAAAAGCTGCTGGATCAGTGGTGTCCGCCGGCTTTGTGGTTAGTAGCACTTTGATGCGGTCATCTACCCTGAGGACGGCCGTTGGTCCCATAGCACTGCGGGCGCCGTTGCTGACGGGACCCTCGACGATAAAATTTCCGTCACTCACGTACTCAACAAACCCGGTGACCAATCGAGGCGTGTAACCCGGTGTGAATCCTGCTCCGATAGACAGCGTAACAGTTGCACCTACACCAGCCTCTATTGCCCTGGCTGCTGCGACGGGATCGGTGATAGGCACTGCACCGCGCAGTCCCGGATAGCCATCGAGCGCTGCGGAAAGCAAAATGGTGCCGTCTCCCGGCGCCCCCGCAGCGGTGCGATCTCCCATGTCACCAATCACAAATGGCCGCTTGTCCGGCGAACTCCGGACAAGCTCAAAGACCTGATCAACAGACAGAAGATCGTCCTTGAAACGCTCGCGTTCCACCCAGAAGCGAGTCGCAAGGTCTACGGCGATGGAAGGTGTGTCGGCGCTGGGGCCATTGCTCAAGATGGTGACAACCTGGCCGATTTCGTCATCATCGGTAAAGCGGAACACGTTGTAGATCGAGATATCCTTGATCGACGGATGCAGAGACGCGTACTCGCGTGCTTTTGCATGTATTTCCGCCAGCGGCCCAGAGCCGGTTTCACCCGCACCCGGCAGGATCATAGGCACCCGCGCCGAAATCGTGACCGGCCTTAGACGCCCCTCAAGTTGTTCGATCAGCAGTTCAGCAACTTTCTGGCCACATTCGACAAAGTCCGAATGAGGGTTTTCCTTGCAAGCAATACAAATGTCGGTGTTGTCGAGCATGCGGGGTGTGATATGGCCATGCAGGTCGAGACCGATGCCGATTGGCACGGTGGGGCCAACGAGTTGGCGAAGCGCTTGAAGAAGATCGCCTTCGGCATCCGGCGTTTCCGTCGTGCCCATCGCGCCATGAAGGTCCAAACCTATTGCATCAGGCTTGATACGTCGAATGGCATCCAAAAGTTCCTCACGCATACGCAAGTAGAAACCATGATCGACAAGGCCGCCAGCGCCCCCGCTCGCCGATCTCGCCGAAAAGACTGGTTCAATTGTCACGCCCGCCGTGACAAGCGTTTCGATCAGCCCTTTCAGCACGTCAGCTGGCGCCCTTAGGATATCCTGACCACGTTCCAACACGAAGAGCTCCTCGTCGGCAAGCCTTGGGTTCAGTCTGTTGGCTTCGTGGCCGAAGGCGGCAACGAGAATGCGATAAGGCTTGGGGATTTCTGGCATTCTATCAGTCCCTGCTTTGTAAGGTGTTGGCCCCATCAGACGGTTGGAACGCTGCAACCCGGGCGTGAATTATTAACACCGTGGGCCGTTGCCCCAAACTACCGGTCAGCGCCGTCAGGCGGGACCTCTTTGGCAGCCTCAAATTTCTGTCTGCTCGTCGGGTTCGAGGTCTCATAGACATGCTGCGCAAAGGCGCAGTCGCTTGTAGACCGACTTTCTGCGGACTTCTGCATTGTAGACGGCTCGCTATCACCAATGGTCCATGTGTCTATGCATCTCATGGAGAACGGACCCGTGAAACTCAGAATAGTTATTTGCGGCAGCGATTGATTATGCAATCGGTAGCCTAAGGTCTGTACTCAAGCAGTGCTATGAATCTGCGTTGAAACGTGATTCTCTCTCGGCGTGGCTGAGGGGTGAACCATGGCGAACGAGTTCTGGCTAAACGACGAACAATGGGCAGCGATCGAGCCTTGTTTGCCGAGGAACCAACCCGGCGCGCGCCGGGTGGACGACCGGCGCGTTCTCAGCGGCATCGTTCATGTGTTGAAATCCGGCTGCCGCTGGCGGGATTGCCCGCCGATCTATGGTCCGTACACCACCGTCTACAATCGCTGGAACCGCTGGTCGCGGCGCAAGGTCTGGCGCGAGCTGTTCGAGGCGCTGCGCTCCCTCTCCCCGGACGACGACTTTTACGCCATCGATTCAACCACGGCCAAGGCACATCGCACGGCGGCCGGTGGAAAAGGGGGCGGAGACGCAGGCCATCGGGCGGTCCCGCGGGGGGCAGAATCACGAAAATCCATGCGGTCTGCGACAGCCTCGGTAGAACCATCGCGCTCGAAGTGACGCCGGGCCAGCGCGGCGATGTGCGCGTCGCCATCCCCTTGCTGACTGCGTTACCCCCATCGCATTCCTGTGCGGCCGACACGGCCTACGACGCAGACGGGTTGCGCAAGTTCCTCCTCGAGCGCGGCACCATCCCGGTTATTCCCAACAACCCCACGCGCAGATGCATCCATCCCTTCGACCGAAGCGCCTACAAAAGGCGAAACCTGGTCAATTGCATGTTCTGTAGGCTCAAGGACTGGCGTCGCATCGCCATCTGTGGACGCCCCGCAAGACGTTGATCGAGCAACCCATGTCGTTCAACAATATCCTGGAAGCTATGCAGGACCTGTTGATAGCAGGTGCGGCTTTTGAGATTGCGCAGATCAAGGCTCGCGACATAGCTGCCAATGCGCGTGCGATCGGAATCGGGCCAACGGGAGATCATGCCAGCACCTCCGTTCCCGACACATCAAGAGCGACCGCCCTCAGATCCTCGGTGGCAAGCTTGAGATAGGGGTCTGTCGACCCCGTCGAGCGATGTCCTAACAGATCGCCAATTACCTTTTTCGGAACTGCCGCGCGCAGCAACCCGGTCGCACGAGCGTGACGGAAGATGTGAGGCCCGCACTTCCAACGTCAGCGTGTGGGTGATCATCGGATCGATCTCCCACAGGAAGCTTGCTGTCTT includes these proteins:
- a CDS encoding M81 family metallopeptidase, with protein sequence MPEIPKPYRILVAAFGHEANRLNPRLADEELFVLERGQDILRAPADVLKGLIETLVTAGVTIEPVFSARSASGGAGGLVDHGFYLRMREELLDAIRRIKPDAIGLDLHGAMGTTETPDAEGDLLQALRQLVGPTVPIGIGLDLHGHITPRMLDNTDICIACKENPHSDFVECGQKVAELLIEQLEGRLRPVTISARVPMILPGAGETGSGPLAEIHAKAREYASLHPSIKDISIYNVFRFTDDDEIGQVVTILSNGPSADTPSIAVDLATRFWVERERFKDDLLSVDQVFELVRSSPDKRPFVIGDMGDRTAAGAPGDGTILLSAALDGYPGLRGAVPITDPVAAARAIEAGVGATVTLSIGAGFTPGYTPRLVTGFVEYVSDGNFIVEGPVSNGARSAMGPTAVLRVDDRIKVLLTTKPADTTDPAAFTSQNVVIGNLDFVVVKSGFHFVLNFAGLATPVLVNTPGVGYYRKHKFEFRKAHFWPEHDISSPEITARQHPAGTSRRM
- a CDS encoding IS5 family transposase, coding for MANEFWLNDEQWAAIEPCLPRNQPGARRVDDRRVLSGIVHVLKSGCRWRDCPPIYGPYTTVYNRWNRWSRRKVWRELFEALRSLSPDDDFYAIDSTTAKAHRTAAGGKGGGDAGHRAVPRGAESRKSMRSATASVEPSRSK